From [Clostridium] symbiosum, a single genomic window includes:
- a CDS encoding Na/Pi cotransporter family protein has protein sequence MSITDLGMIFQFVGGLGMFLYGMGAMADGLQKFAGNRLQKLLGILTTNRLLGVLVGAGVTAIIQSSSATTVMVVGFVNAGIINLIQATGIIMGANIGTTVTSWIVSMSEWGEVLKPEFFAPVLFGVGAFITLFAKSHKKKEGAEILIGFALLFIGLSFMSGSIKPYKDAPIFAEAFRVLGRNPILGILTGLAVTAIIQSSSASVGILQTLAINGMVNWQSAIFITLGQNIGTCVTALLSCIGTSRTAKRAAVIHLLFNVFGTIIFGFLLFFIFIANPVFAAAPADSVGISVFHTIFNVSNTIILFPFAGLLVKASDILVRDKDTEKTAPTVETDMLRHLDERILESPSFAIENAGHEIINMARIALANVKIATAALLEKNEAFCKEVFENEETIDRMEKILTEYLLKINNLSLNDDQHLLVKNMYYTIGNLERIGDHSENLAELARKRMETNCAFTETGLNELREISDAAIKAVEFSIEAKEEKEMVKIRQTARWEETVDNLEEELRENHMDRLSNSECTVESGVIFLDAIANYERIADHAMNVAGYVKEEIQ, from the coding sequence ATGTCAATCACAGATTTAGGAATGATTTTTCAGTTTGTCGGGGGTCTTGGCATGTTCCTCTACGGTATGGGGGCCATGGCCGACGGACTTCAGAAATTTGCCGGAAACAGGCTGCAGAAGCTGCTTGGAATTCTTACAACGAACCGGCTTCTCGGCGTCCTGGTGGGCGCCGGGGTGACCGCGATTATTCAGAGCAGTTCCGCAACCACCGTTATGGTAGTCGGTTTCGTCAATGCCGGAATTATCAACCTGATCCAGGCGACCGGAATCATTATGGGAGCCAATATCGGTACGACGGTAACGAGCTGGATTGTTTCGATGAGTGAATGGGGAGAGGTGTTAAAACCGGAATTTTTCGCCCCGGTTCTTTTTGGAGTGGGCGCATTTATCACACTCTTTGCCAAAAGCCATAAGAAAAAAGAGGGGGCGGAAATCCTGATCGGTTTTGCACTCCTTTTTATCGGACTTTCCTTCATGTCCGGCTCCATCAAACCGTACAAGGACGCCCCGATCTTTGCGGAGGCATTCAGGGTACTTGGCAGAAACCCGATTCTCGGCATTCTGACCGGTCTTGCCGTTACCGCCATTATCCAGAGCAGCTCGGCGTCGGTGGGAATTCTGCAGACCCTTGCCATCAACGGCATGGTCAACTGGCAGTCGGCCATTTTCATCACGCTCGGCCAGAATATCGGAACGTGTGTGACTGCGCTTTTATCCTGTATCGGCACCAGCCGTACGGCAAAAAGGGCGGCTGTGATTCATCTGCTGTTTAACGTATTCGGAACCATTATTTTCGGTTTCCTCCTGTTCTTTATATTTATTGCCAACCCGGTATTTGCGGCGGCTCCGGCGGACAGTGTCGGCATCTCCGTATTCCATACGATTTTCAATGTTTCCAATACGATTATCCTCTTTCCGTTCGCCGGTCTGCTTGTTAAGGCGTCCGACATTCTGGTGCGAGATAAGGACACGGAAAAGACAGCTCCCACGGTGGAGACGGATATGCTCCGCCATCTGGACGAAAGAATCCTGGAATCCCCGTCCTTTGCAATTGAAAATGCAGGCCACGAGATTATCAACATGGCCAGGATTGCATTAGCCAATGTAAAAATAGCGACGGCGGCCCTGCTGGAAAAGAACGAGGCGTTCTGTAAGGAAGTCTTTGAAAATGAGGAGACAATCGACCGGATGGAGAAAATCCTGACGGAATACCTGCTGAAGATTAACAACCTCTCCCTGAACGACGATCAGCACCTGCTGGTCAAAAATATGTACTACACGATCGGAAACCTGGAGCGGATCGGGGATCATTCGGAAAACCTGGCCGAGCTGGCCAGAAAGAGAATGGAAACCAACTGCGCCTTTACGGAGACGGGGCTGAACGAGTTAAGGGAAATCTCGGATGCGGCCATAAAGGCCGTGGAGTTCTCCATTGAGGCGAAGGAGGAGAAAGAGATGGTGAAGATCCGCCAGACCGCCAGGTGGGAGGAGACGGTGGATAACCTGGAGGAGGAGCTGCGCGAAAACCATATGGACCGTCTGTCAAACAGCGAATGTACGGTGGAGAGCGGCGTCATTTTCCTCGATGCCATTGCCAACTATGAACGAATTGCCGATCACGCGATGAACGTAGCAGGATATGTAAAGGAAGAGATACAATGA
- a CDS encoding response regulator transcription factor: MHLIYVVEDDENIRNLICVALKNFGYRPEGFETAEEALDRLGGIIKRGKEAYRELPSMFVFDWMLPGMDGMAAIKKVREMEPLKGTQILMLTAKDRETDIVTGLDNGADDYMTKPFGILELSARVRNLLKRTGPLREESACMAAGDVKIDKETREVVACGEKAELTLKEFELLSYLMEHMNRVVTRDELLDNIWGYDYDGETRTLDMHIKTLRQKLKAAGQQIKTVRGVGYRFLKEKE, encoded by the coding sequence ATGCATTTAATCTATGTAGTGGAAGACGATGAAAATATCAGGAACCTGATCTGTGTGGCATTAAAGAACTTCGGATACCGCCCGGAGGGATTTGAGACGGCGGAGGAAGCGCTGGACCGTCTGGGCGGCATCATAAAGCGCGGAAAAGAAGCATACCGGGAACTGCCGTCCATGTTTGTTTTCGACTGGATGCTGCCGGGAATGGACGGAATGGCGGCAATTAAAAAGGTGAGGGAGATGGAGCCGCTTAAGGGCACCCAGATTCTGATGCTGACCGCAAAGGACCGGGAGACGGACATTGTAACAGGGCTTGATAACGGAGCCGATGATTACATGACAAAACCGTTCGGAATCCTGGAATTGTCCGCCCGTGTCAGGAACCTGCTCAAGCGTACCGGACCGCTCCGGGAAGAGAGTGCCTGCATGGCGGCCGGTGATGTAAAGATCGATAAGGAGACAAGGGAAGTTGTCGCCTGTGGAGAGAAGGCCGAACTCACATTAAAGGAATTTGAACTGCTCAGCTATCTGATGGAACATATGAACCGCGTAGTGACCCGGGATGAACTTCTCGACAATATCTGGGGCTATGATTACGACGGCGAGACGAGAACGCTTGATATGCATATTAAAACGCTGAGACAGAAATTAAAGGCCGCCGGCCAGCAGATTAAGACCGTGAG